The following coding sequences are from one Humulus lupulus chromosome X, drHumLupu1.1, whole genome shotgun sequence window:
- the LOC133803147 gene encoding uncharacterized protein LOC133803147, whose translation MENHDHQHCYESPQNPSPSTTTTTITAPTCCKCGAAAAFNPPPAWSDISPPPNYRPIRAPAINLPPNQSQQAIILAPVPQAQRVPVATPPFHFQTPSKRIQSPEDIDQFHESFAGKNFLGFVVALSESIRGRKISDPCHQSPITDSIVSILETLIQWVDEIPPAQMASRYGNVSYRVWQERLVENSETLMLRFLPDELRSSTVEIIPYFTDSFGNSSRIDYGTGHETNFAAWLYCLARLGVIKEEDYQAVVVRIFVKYMTLMRKLQMVYFLEPAGSHGVWGLDDYHFLPYIFGSSQLINHKYMKPKSIHNDDILENFSGEYLYLACIAFVKKVKKGPFSEHSPLLDDISGVPNWNKVNSGLLKMYKVEVLEKVPIMQHFIFGWLIKWE comes from the exons ATGGAAAACCACGATCATCAACACTGCTACGAATCCCCTCAAAACCCATCTCCctctaccaccaccactaccatcACTGCTCCCACCTGCTGCAAATGTGGAGCCGCTGCCGCCTTCAACCCTCCTCCGGCATGGTCTGATATCTCTCCTCCCCCAAACTACCGTCCTATTCGAGCTCCGGCTATCAACCTCCCTCCCAACCAATCTCAACAAGCTATAATACTCGCCCCAGTTCCCCAAGCCCAGAGGGTCCCCGTCGCAACGCCGCCCTTTCATTTCCAAACCCCGTCGAAGCGAATTCAATCCCCTGAAGACATCGACCAATTCCACGAATCCTTTGCCGGGAAGAACTTCCTGGGTTTCGTCGTCGCTCTCTCGGAGTCCATCCGCGGCCGCAAGATTTCCGACCCGTGTCACCAATCCCCAATCACGGACTCCATTGTCTCCATTCTGGAAACCCTAATCCAGTGGGTCGACGAGATCCCGCCAGCCCAGATGGCATCGCGGTACGGAAACGTCTCGTACAGGGTTTGGCAGGAGCGATTGGTGGAAAACAGTGAGACCCTAATGCTCCGATTCCTCCCCGATGAACTCCGATCGTCTACGGTCGAGATCATCCCTTACTTCACCGATAGTTTTGGGAATTCCAGCCGTATCGACTATGGCACTGGCCACGAGACCAATTTTGCGGCGTGGTTGTATTGCTTAGCGAGGTTAGGAGTGATCAAGGAGGAGGATTATCAGGCAGTAGTGGTCAGAATCTTCGTCAAGTATATGACTCTGATGAGGAAATTGCAGATGGTTTATTTCTTGGAGCCTGCTGGTTCTCACGGGGTTTGGGGTCTCGACGATTATCATTTCCTTCCCTACATTTTTGGGTCGTCTCAATTGATTAACCACAAGTACATGAAGCCCAAGTCGATTCATAATGACGATATATTGGAGAACTTCTCCGGTGAGTACCTTTACCTTGCGTGCATTGCATTCGTCAAGAAGGTGAAGAAGGGTCCTTTTTCAGAGCACTCGCCATTGCTGGATGATATCAGTGGAGTGCCTAATTGGAACAAGGTGAACAGTGGTTTGCTTAAGATGTATAAAGTGGAGGTATTGGAGAAAGTCCCCATTATGCAGCATTTTATCTTTGGTTGGCTCATTAAATG GGAGTAG